One Polaribacter sp. SA4-12 genomic window carries:
- a CDS encoding glycoside hydrolase family 28 protein, protein MKILKSIILLLSISFATNARDFNISDYNAINDGKTLNTKAIQQAIDECTLSGGGTVKIDGGGIYVSGTIYLKDNVSLHIEGGTTLQGSPNYNDYTQGTYKMMYQHSTNMDRCFIYAENSKNISIVGLGTIDGNGHLENFAHGAGRPMLMRMLKCQNIHLNNINLINPASWTSVFLYCDNIEVSGINIYSRANYNGDGLDFDGCTRVRVSNSNFDNSDDCICLQASRSDKPCKDIVITNNIFRSKWAGIRIGLLSKGDIESVAVSNCIFRDIEDAGIKIQQNEGGEMKNMTFSNLVMENVPRPIFMTFCQQRMSVDTPNGEIEPLKRMHGFYFNNIIADNSKGDKNSAIFITGLPNHKIEDISIKDVRFIVSGGGTKKDAAKIDSVKEFTSEVMGVHSPEFYSIGTLPASGIYVRHTAGLHLENINLITINEDERPSIILDDVTDFYSSFLKNNRKKIEDIEIINTSKKE, encoded by the coding sequence ATGAAGATACTTAAATCAATTATTCTATTACTAAGCATATCATTTGCAACCAACGCCAGAGATTTTAACATATCTGATTACAATGCAATTAATGATGGAAAAACACTGAATACAAAAGCAATTCAACAAGCTATTGATGAATGCACTTTATCAGGAGGTGGAACAGTAAAAATTGATGGAGGTGGTATTTATGTATCTGGTACTATTTACCTAAAAGATAATGTTTCATTACACATTGAGGGAGGTACAACATTGCAGGGAAGTCCAAATTATAACGATTACACACAGGGCACTTATAAAATGATGTATCAGCACAGTACAAACATGGACCGCTGTTTCATATATGCTGAAAACTCAAAAAACATCAGTATTGTAGGGTTAGGAACAATAGATGGAAATGGACATTTAGAAAACTTTGCCCATGGTGCAGGTCGCCCAATGCTAATGCGTATGTTAAAATGCCAAAATATTCACCTAAACAATATTAATTTAATCAATCCCGCAAGTTGGACTTCCGTTTTTTTATACTGCGATAATATTGAAGTTTCAGGAATTAACATCTATAGTCGTGCTAATTATAATGGTGATGGACTGGACTTTGATGGCTGTACCAGGGTTCGAGTATCAAACAGTAACTTCGATAACAGTGACGACTGCATCTGTCTTCAAGCTTCACGCTCTGATAAGCCTTGTAAAGACATTGTTATTACCAATAATATCTTTCGTTCTAAATGGGCAGGCATTAGAATTGGTTTACTTTCAAAAGGAGACATTGAATCAGTTGCTGTCAGTAATTGCATATTTAGAGATATTGAAGATGCTGGTATAAAAATACAACAAAACGAGGGTGGTGAAATGAAAAACATGACCTTTTCAAACCTAGTAATGGAAAATGTTCCGAGACCAATTTTTATGACATTTTGCCAACAACGAATGAGTGTAGATACTCCTAACGGTGAAATAGAACCTCTTAAGCGAATGCATGGTTTCTATTTTAACAATATAATAGCTGATAATTCTAAAGGTGATAAAAATTCAGCAATTTTTATTACGGGACTACCTAATCATAAAATAGAGGATATTTCTATTAAAGATGTTAGATTCATAGTTTCTGGCGGAGGGACAAAAAAGGATGCTGCAAAAATTGATTCTGTAAAGGAATTTACATCTGAGGTTATGGGTGTTCATTCCCCTGAATTTTATTCGATTGGAACTTTACCAGCATCTGGAATATACGTTCGTCATACTGCGGGGCTTCACCTTGAAAATATTAATCTAATAACAATAAATGAAGATGAAAGACCTTCTATAATTTTAGATGATGTGACAGATTTTTACAGTAGTTTTCTAAAAAATAACAGGAAAAAAATTGAAGATATTGAGATTATAAATACCAGTAAAAAAGAATAA
- a CDS encoding PD40 domain-containing protein — MNFLAGEIPNNIPFEFKQNLVPENELIHKGMFSPDLKEYYYTISDNSFEKFDVFVIKNKNGNWSEPKKAFFNSKYNEHGMSFSPDGNSIYFSSTRPTNIQGVFQTWHIWKSDKVNGEWKEPIFVDIPNLRDKLVSHPTITNSETLYFHTSNLDYSGMDIYHSKKVNGKFENAEKTTISTNSKAGKCTPYVSPKEDYLIFASIGNELDLMISYNDGKGGWINTKKLNDKINNKGQGNPYVTPNNRFLFYTTGGHLEKKWKVKWVNIESEINNN; from the coding sequence ATGAATTTTTTAGCCGGCGAAATTCCGAATAATATACCTTTTGAATTCAAGCAAAATTTAGTTCCTGAAAATGAACTCATTCATAAGGGAATGTTTAGCCCTGACTTAAAAGAATATTATTATACTATTTCAGATAATAGCTTTGAAAAATTTGATGTTTTCGTAATAAAAAATAAAAACGGAAATTGGTCTGAACCAAAGAAAGCGTTTTTCAATAGTAAATATAACGAACACGGAATGAGTTTTTCACCTGATGGAAATTCTATCTATTTTAGTTCAACAAGACCGACAAATATTCAAGGTGTTTTTCAAACTTGGCATATTTGGAAATCAGATAAAGTTAACGGAGAATGGAAAGAACCTATTTTTGTTGATATCCCAAACTTAAGAGACAAATTAGTTTCGCATCCAACAATTACAAATTCGGAAACTCTATATTTTCACACAAGTAATTTGGATTATAGTGGAATGGATATTTATCATTCAAAAAAAGTGAACGGTAAATTTGAAAACGCCGAAAAAACTACAATCTCGACAAATTCCAAAGCTGGAAAATGCACACCATATGTTTCCCCAAAAGAAGACTATTTAATTTTTGCCTCAATTGGAAACGAACTTGACTTAATGATTAGCTATAATGATGGAAAAGGAGGATGGATAAACACAAAAAAACTAAATGATAAAATCAATAATAAAGGACAAGGAAATCCATATGTAACACCCAATAATAGATTTCTTTTTTATACAACTGGAGGACATTTAGAAAAAAAATGGAAAGTGAAATGGGTAAATATAGAATCTGAAATAAACAATAACTAA
- a CDS encoding outer membrane beta-barrel protein, with product MKSIKVTLILLIITTVANAQLKVGGKLSYGSEIESLGIGAKAIYELNENFSLSGELNYFFGITTTTTNSFMGQNFSSSKVDTGLVTLNTDLHYNINISNSNDLRFYGIGGLNFSFYGTDITAHNSITSSTNADNNETFIGLNLGFGGGFSITDKLDLISELKYIISELNQIVFSAGVVYNLN from the coding sequence ATGAAATCAATTAAAGTTACACTTATTTTATTAATCATTACAACAGTTGCAAATGCTCAGTTAAAAGTTGGAGGAAAACTATCATATGGTTCGGAAATAGAAAGTTTAGGTATTGGTGCTAAAGCAATTTATGAATTAAATGAAAACTTTTCTTTGTCAGGAGAATTAAATTACTTTTTTGGAATTACTACAACAACGACTAACAGTTTTATGGGTCAAAATTTCAGCAGTTCTAAAGTTGATACAGGTTTGGTAACATTAAATACAGATTTACATTATAATATAAATATATCAAACTCAAATGACTTAAGATTTTATGGTATAGGTGGTTTGAACTTTTCGTTTTACGGAACAGATATAACAGCTCATAATAGCATCACTAGTTCGACAAATGCTGACAATAATGAAACTTTTATTGGTTTAAATTTAGGTTTTGGTGGCGGATTTTCTATAACAGATAAATTAGACTTAATATCTGAACTTAAATATATAATTAGTGAATTAAACCAAATAGTTTTTAGCGCAGGAGTAGTTTATAACTTAAATTAA